A region of Pyxidicoccus parkwaysis DNA encodes the following proteins:
- a CDS encoding ACT domain-containing protein: MAGETNLDVLLRGMRPVLEDGEYVFCTLPHPASPDLNALAPVGLFHEDEGLTLILRRERADAAGLAYPGTFRWVTLSVHSSLEAVGFIAAVSTRLAAHGIGVNPVAAYYHDHLFIPSARAMDAMALLEAFGR, from the coding sequence ATGGCGGGCGAGACGAACCTGGACGTGTTGCTGCGTGGCATGCGGCCGGTGCTCGAGGACGGTGAGTACGTCTTCTGCACCCTGCCCCACCCGGCCTCGCCGGACCTGAATGCGCTGGCCCCCGTGGGCCTCTTCCACGAGGACGAGGGCCTCACCCTCATCCTCCGCCGCGAGCGCGCCGACGCGGCGGGCCTCGCATACCCGGGGACGTTCCGGTGGGTGACGCTGTCGGTGCACTCCAGCCTGGAGGCGGTGGGCTTCATCGCCGCCGTCTCCACGCGACTGGCCGCGCACGGCATCGGGGTGAATCCGGTGGCCGCGTACTACCACGACCACCTGTTCATCCCCTCCGCGAGGGCCATGGACGCCATGGCCCTGCTGGAGGCCTTCGGGCGCTGA
- a CDS encoding WD40/YVTN/BNR-like repeat-containing protein translates to MKTWPFALLFMSALVLAGCEQDPDDPPPVEERDAGTDAGTDGGTTQACGGGCAEPEVCGGRGVADVCAIPAANRECSEDGWCWEYPLPHGFTLTNAYFRAPDDGWAVGEFGRIQHWDGTRWTRVASGTTADLSGVHAVSATEAWVVGRGGTVLHGSGGTFSAVDAGTRQDVSSVWASGANDVWMVGGAGTVVRNRGSGFQAVDAGTTQGLLDVWGSSPEDVWLVGQGGTVRHHDGNSISTIETSTKLPLYEVTGTGPNDVWAVTSEDPCLFCDDYGIVYRVSTSGLEERLHMSDQFFHVYAAAPSSLLVVGEAARYRWDGATWLKLSSGFDGAMAGAGPNDVWLFGRNGLVERWNGSVWTTKVPRRELGTARDIHGTGPNDVWVVDSGGRVLHWNGGGMKATTPNELLLDDVQGVYAASPTEVWMVTANGSDDPVMWNGTAYSRAPHVDHQGLMAIHGSSATDIWAVGMLGEALHRDASGWTHVDTQSTKTLNDVWVQGPSLAVAVGAEGTILQWNGSAWSAMTSGTTKHLLSVWGTSASDIWAVGEMGTLLHFNGTAWQPVSSGTQAHLNAVWGVSATEVWVVGDDGTLLKRNGAQWVSERTGTKRALSAVWAASASDVWLGGTSTVLRKN, encoded by the coding sequence GTGAAGACCTGGCCCTTCGCGCTCCTCTTCATGAGCGCGCTGGTGCTGGCTGGCTGTGAGCAGGACCCCGATGACCCTCCTCCCGTCGAGGAGCGGGACGCGGGCACGGATGCGGGAACCGACGGAGGCACCACCCAGGCGTGCGGCGGTGGTTGCGCGGAGCCGGAGGTGTGCGGTGGGCGTGGCGTGGCCGACGTCTGCGCGATTCCGGCGGCGAACCGCGAGTGCAGCGAGGACGGCTGGTGCTGGGAGTACCCGCTGCCGCATGGCTTCACGCTGACGAATGCCTACTTCCGGGCCCCGGATGACGGCTGGGCGGTGGGCGAGTTCGGTCGCATCCAGCACTGGGACGGCACGCGGTGGACGCGCGTGGCCAGCGGCACCACGGCTGACCTGAGCGGCGTGCATGCCGTGTCGGCCACGGAGGCGTGGGTGGTGGGCCGGGGAGGCACCGTGCTGCATGGCTCGGGAGGCACCTTCTCCGCGGTGGACGCGGGGACGCGGCAGGACGTGTCCTCTGTCTGGGCATCGGGCGCGAATGACGTCTGGATGGTGGGCGGGGCGGGCACGGTGGTGCGCAATCGCGGGAGCGGCTTCCAGGCGGTGGACGCGGGCACCACGCAGGGGCTCCTCGACGTGTGGGGCAGCAGCCCGGAGGACGTGTGGCTGGTGGGGCAGGGCGGCACCGTGCGGCACCATGACGGCAACAGCATCAGCACCATCGAGACGAGCACGAAGCTGCCGCTGTACGAGGTGACGGGCACCGGGCCGAACGACGTGTGGGCCGTGACGTCGGAGGACCCGTGCCTCTTCTGCGACGACTACGGCATCGTCTACCGCGTCTCCACGTCCGGGCTGGAAGAGCGCCTGCACATGTCGGATCAGTTCTTCCACGTGTACGCGGCGGCCCCTTCGTCGCTGCTCGTCGTGGGCGAGGCCGCGCGCTACCGGTGGGACGGCGCGACGTGGCTGAAGCTCTCGTCGGGCTTCGATGGCGCCATGGCCGGTGCGGGCCCCAATGACGTGTGGCTCTTCGGCCGCAACGGCCTCGTCGAGCGGTGGAATGGAAGCGTCTGGACGACGAAGGTCCCCCGGCGCGAGCTGGGCACGGCGCGCGACATCCACGGCACCGGCCCGAACGATGTCTGGGTGGTCGACAGCGGAGGTCGGGTGCTGCATTGGAACGGCGGCGGCATGAAGGCCACCACGCCCAACGAGCTCCTGCTGGACGACGTGCAGGGTGTGTACGCGGCGTCACCGACCGAGGTCTGGATGGTGACCGCCAACGGCAGCGACGACCCCGTCATGTGGAATGGCACGGCGTACTCGCGGGCACCGCACGTGGACCACCAGGGGCTGATGGCGATTCATGGCTCCTCGGCGACGGACATCTGGGCGGTGGGCATGTTGGGTGAGGCGCTGCACCGCGATGCCTCGGGCTGGACGCACGTGGACACGCAGAGCACCAAGACGCTGAACGACGTCTGGGTACAGGGCCCGTCGCTCGCGGTGGCCGTGGGCGCGGAGGGCACCATCCTCCAGTGGAACGGCAGCGCGTGGAGCGCCATGACGTCCGGCACCACGAAGCACCTGCTCAGCGTGTGGGGCACCAGCGCCTCCGACATCTGGGCCGTGGGCGAGATGGGGACGTTGCTCCACTTCAACGGCACCGCGTGGCAGCCCGTGTCCAGCGGAACTCAGGCCCACCTCAACGCCGTGTGGGGCGTGTCCGCGACGGAAGTGTGGGTGGTGGGCGATGACGGAACGCTGCTGAAGCGCAACGGCGCCCAGTGGGTCTCCGAGCGCACCGGCACGAAGCGCGCCCTGTCCGCGGTGTGGGCGGCTTCCGCGTCGGACGTGTGGCTCGGCGGAACCTCGACGGTGCTGCGCAAGAACTGA
- a CDS encoding M15 family metallopeptidase, translated as MPLAFLRWGVSILVCLFASPSFAAGTKNRRPKSKGVKLVRLKGGEMLHHSAAAAFLRMSAEAHEDGVSLWVTSGYRSRREQRWLYQRYRQGLGPKAARPGRSNHQRGLAVDLVVGDITSLTYDWLASHACRFGFRRTVPSEPWHWEFRPRSTPGPEEGQDCLGRELEPEVPTAAPVAKQDAS; from the coding sequence ATGCCGCTCGCGTTCCTCCGCTGGGGTGTCTCCATCCTCGTGTGTCTCTTCGCGTCTCCTTCCTTCGCCGCCGGGACGAAGAACCGGCGACCGAAGTCGAAGGGCGTGAAGCTCGTCCGCCTCAAGGGCGGCGAAATGCTTCACCATTCCGCCGCCGCCGCGTTCCTTCGCATGAGCGCGGAGGCCCACGAGGACGGCGTGTCGCTGTGGGTCACCAGCGGCTACCGCTCACGGCGCGAGCAGCGGTGGCTGTATCAGCGCTACCGCCAGGGACTGGGGCCGAAGGCCGCAAGGCCCGGGCGCTCCAATCATCAGCGGGGCCTCGCGGTGGACCTCGTCGTGGGAGACATCACCTCGCTCACCTACGACTGGCTCGCGTCGCATGCGTGCCGCTTCGGCTTCCGCCGCACGGTGCCGTCGGAGCCGTGGCACTGGGAGTTCCGCCCGCGCAGCACGCCGGGCCCCGAGGAGGGCCAGGACTGCCTGGGCCGCGAGTTGGAGCCGGAGGTGCCCACCGCCGCGCCCGTCGCGAAGCAGGACGCGAGCTGA
- a CDS encoding DUF2339 domain-containing protein, whose amino-acid sequence MAVEGEEQELREAIRRLESTVASLEARLSRLEASGAVRSETPPAAATTATTTPGTVSSAPAPEQRDFEAHLGTYWLSRLGIVALIIGIAYLITYHFGDLGVLARVVAGYMLSAGLGAFGLWLARRHELFGRIVFGGGLALAYFVTYALHFLPSVRVIESEALALVLLALLVVAIVVIAHRMQSETVAGIALFLGLHTGMLSEITTFTLLSTTLLASGALFFLVRNRWVVVPLSSLVAVYSTHVVWALRDDSVAPGAPEHERLLLSLSFLVIYFLLFSVALLARPRELSQRACLAFALLNWMGMTLLGGFEVARWSGSESHLFTFFVVLALAEGGSAVVARARRAPGTLFHAYLALTALTFALAMPTEYKDSALVAAWAVTGLATGLAARGADSPVLRWVGVLILFTALGTCEVLTPERTLLLGCLFIAFVIVERAGSSLWPGLPALVGRDVVLIQAACAVGAGLSLLWLVGGLMPAGLVTLGWVVAAFGLFALGFAVRERWYRWAALALLGLALVRLLVVDLSNLPANQRILTFILLGVMLLVISYTYTRLRDRKG is encoded by the coding sequence ATGGCGGTCGAGGGCGAGGAGCAGGAGCTTCGCGAAGCCATCCGCAGGCTGGAGTCGACGGTGGCCTCACTGGAGGCGCGCCTGTCCCGGCTGGAGGCCTCGGGTGCCGTGCGGTCCGAGACGCCGCCGGCCGCCGCAACGACGGCGACGACGACACCCGGCACCGTGTCGTCCGCGCCCGCTCCGGAGCAGCGGGATTTTGAGGCACACCTCGGCACCTACTGGCTGAGCCGCCTGGGCATCGTCGCGCTCATCATCGGCATCGCGTACCTCATCACCTACCACTTCGGTGATTTGGGCGTGCTGGCGCGCGTGGTGGCTGGCTACATGCTGAGCGCGGGCCTGGGCGCGTTCGGCCTGTGGCTGGCGCGGCGGCATGAGTTGTTCGGGCGCATCGTCTTCGGCGGTGGCCTGGCGCTGGCCTACTTCGTCACGTACGCGCTGCACTTCCTGCCCTCGGTACGCGTCATCGAGAGCGAGGCGCTCGCGCTGGTGCTGCTCGCGTTGCTCGTCGTGGCCATCGTCGTCATCGCGCACCGGATGCAGTCGGAGACGGTGGCCGGCATCGCGCTCTTCCTCGGGCTGCACACGGGGATGCTCAGCGAAATCACCACCTTCACGCTGCTGTCCACCACGCTGCTCGCGTCCGGTGCGCTCTTCTTCCTCGTGCGCAACCGGTGGGTGGTGGTGCCGCTGTCCAGCCTCGTCGCGGTGTACTCGACGCACGTGGTGTGGGCGCTGCGCGACGACAGCGTGGCCCCCGGCGCGCCTGAGCACGAGCGGCTGCTGCTCAGCCTGAGCTTCCTCGTCATCTACTTCCTGCTCTTCTCCGTGGCGCTGCTGGCGCGCCCGCGCGAGCTCTCCCAGCGCGCGTGCCTGGCCTTCGCGCTGCTCAACTGGATGGGGATGACGCTGCTCGGCGGCTTCGAGGTGGCGCGGTGGAGCGGGAGCGAGAGCCACCTCTTCACCTTCTTCGTGGTGCTCGCGCTCGCCGAGGGCGGTAGCGCGGTGGTGGCCCGCGCGCGGCGTGCCCCCGGTACCCTCTTCCACGCGTACCTCGCGCTCACCGCCCTCACCTTCGCGCTGGCCATGCCCACCGAGTACAAGGACTCCGCGCTGGTGGCCGCGTGGGCGGTGACGGGGCTGGCCACGGGGCTCGCCGCGCGCGGGGCGGACTCGCCGGTGCTGCGGTGGGTGGGCGTGCTCATCCTCTTCACCGCGCTGGGCACGTGCGAGGTGCTCACGCCGGAGCGGACGCTGCTGCTCGGGTGCCTCTTCATCGCCTTCGTCATCGTGGAGCGCGCCGGCTCCTCGCTCTGGCCGGGCCTTCCAGCGTTGGTGGGGCGGGACGTTGTCCTCATCCAGGCGGCATGCGCGGTGGGCGCGGGGCTGTCGCTGCTCTGGCTCGTGGGCGGGCTGATGCCGGCGGGGCTCGTCACGCTGGGCTGGGTGGTGGCCGCCTTCGGCCTCTTCGCGCTGGGCTTCGCCGTGCGCGAGCGCTGGTACCGGTGGGCGGCGCTCGCGCTGCTCGGGCTCGCGCTGGTGCGACTGCTGGTGGTGGACCTGTCCAACCTCCCCGCGAACCAGCGCATCCTCACGTTCATCCTGCTGGGCGTGATGTTGCTGGTCATCTCATACACGTATACGCGCCTGAGGGACCGCAAGGGCTGA
- the recG gene encoding ATP-dependent DNA helicase RecG has protein sequence MNHPLASLVTPLRYACQRDFAMLATVKGLRPVLERALAGASGVDAQALEHLRAALPYVDDPAPERRKAALRRVVAGLKLSGVELPAELDGVGAAGAAGQGPRQSAGPLFDAEVRSSEKPGNGNGRGLVREDVLSPVEKPRARATPALGQHVVDDDARAATPPGYVPPWKSVEPVPSAPRGKAAPAAGARPVVGTTAATPRTAATPASAPSPRTPATRSASPAPNTARSSAAPRQAMLVAEPEAVPGAKTRKEKAERKKKRQVAAEASRSEAKLLSIAPRTGPLSLPLKTLDKRLGPRLVSTLNRKGLRRLGDILFLLPRCYEDRRRLSTIAELEPGQRGVTVGVVRAADFVPGRGGKRMFRAVVADRSGSIAATYFNAGPWLKSRFTVGKRLVISGEVRATMSGREMAHPEIEPAEDLESSSVHFNRIVPIYPGFERAEQRSFRDLAASVGDKHAHALEDPLPVDLRRRLDLMGLPDALRFIHFPPSDADLEALDTHQSPAHRRLAFDELFFLQLGMALKRQGIKAEEGISFDVSPSRLDKARAALPFKLTDAQARVVQEIARDMARPEPMNRLVQGDVGSGKTAVAMVSALVALQDGYQVAVMAPTEILAEQHERNFRKVLEPLGYRVGLISAAGTAKSKRDRRDAVARGDIHLAVGTHALIQEEVAFRKLGLAVIDEQHRFGVLQRHSLMSKGPKPDVLVMTATPIPRTLAMTLYGDLDLSVIDQLPPGRTPITTRVFNDKLRSRVYESMGAELAKGHQAYVVYPLVEESEKLDLQDATQGVEKLRQVFPQAKVGLLHGRMKGEEKDAVMSAFREKQLDLLVCTTVVEVGVDVPNASVMVVEHAERFGLSQLHQLRGRVGRGAAASYCFLIAGAARSWESTERLGVMERSSDGFVIAEKDLEIRGPGEFLGTRQSGLPELAVANLARDGDLLSLAQGEARQIMEKDPELEAKEHQGLVKALEERWEGRLALARVG, from the coding sequence GTGAACCATCCGCTCGCCAGCCTCGTTACACCTCTTCGGTACGCGTGCCAGCGCGACTTCGCGATGCTCGCCACCGTGAAGGGGCTGCGTCCGGTGCTGGAGCGCGCGCTCGCCGGGGCCAGCGGCGTGGATGCGCAGGCCCTGGAGCACCTGCGAGCGGCGCTGCCGTACGTGGACGACCCCGCGCCCGAGCGACGCAAGGCCGCGCTGCGGCGCGTGGTGGCCGGGCTGAAGCTCAGCGGCGTGGAGTTGCCGGCGGAGCTGGACGGGGTGGGAGCGGCTGGAGCGGCCGGGCAGGGCCCGCGACAGAGCGCCGGGCCGCTGTTCGACGCGGAGGTGAGGTCCTCGGAGAAGCCTGGCAATGGCAACGGACGGGGGCTCGTGCGCGAGGACGTGCTGAGTCCCGTGGAGAAGCCCCGGGCTCGTGCCACGCCGGCTCTTGGCCAGCACGTGGTGGACGACGATGCCAGGGCGGCTACGCCTCCGGGCTACGTGCCTCCGTGGAAGTCCGTTGAGCCCGTGCCTTCGGCTCCACGTGGGAAGGCGGCTCCGGCAGCGGGAGCGCGTCCGGTCGTTGGGACTACAGCCGCGACCCCACGCACTGCGGCCACGCCGGCCTCCGCACCGAGCCCGCGCACTCCGGCCACGCGAAGCGCCTCTCCCGCTCCCAACACCGCGCGTTCCAGCGCGGCCCCCCGGCAGGCCATGCTCGTCGCGGAGCCGGAGGCCGTCCCCGGTGCGAAGACGCGCAAGGAGAAGGCGGAGCGCAAGAAGAAGCGCCAGGTGGCGGCCGAGGCCTCGCGCTCCGAGGCGAAGCTGCTGTCCATCGCCCCCCGCACCGGCCCGCTGTCACTGCCGCTGAAGACGCTCGACAAGCGGCTCGGGCCCCGGCTCGTGTCCACCCTCAACCGCAAGGGCCTGCGCCGCCTCGGCGACATCCTGTTCCTGTTGCCACGCTGCTACGAGGACCGCCGCCGCCTCAGCACCATCGCCGAGCTGGAGCCCGGCCAGCGCGGCGTCACCGTGGGCGTGGTGCGGGCCGCGGACTTCGTGCCGGGCCGTGGCGGCAAGCGGATGTTCCGCGCCGTCGTGGCGGACCGCTCGGGCAGCATCGCCGCCACGTACTTCAACGCGGGGCCCTGGCTGAAGAGCCGCTTCACCGTGGGCAAGCGCCTCGTCATCTCCGGCGAGGTGCGCGCCACCATGAGCGGCCGGGAGATGGCCCACCCGGAAATCGAGCCCGCCGAGGACCTGGAGTCCTCCTCCGTCCACTTCAACCGCATCGTCCCCATCTACCCGGGCTTCGAGCGCGCCGAGCAGCGCTCCTTCCGAGACCTCGCCGCCAGCGTCGGGGACAAGCACGCGCACGCGCTGGAAGACCCGCTGCCCGTGGACCTGCGCCGCCGCCTGGACCTGATGGGCCTGCCGGACGCGCTGCGCTTCATCCACTTCCCTCCCAGCGACGCGGACCTGGAGGCGCTCGACACGCACCAGAGCCCCGCGCACCGGCGGCTCGCGTTCGACGAGTTGTTCTTCCTCCAACTCGGCATGGCCCTCAAGCGGCAGGGCATCAAGGCGGAGGAGGGCATCTCGTTCGACGTCTCCCCGTCCCGGCTGGACAAGGCGCGCGCCGCGCTCCCGTTCAAACTCACGGACGCCCAGGCGCGCGTGGTGCAGGAGATTGCCCGCGACATGGCGCGCCCGGAGCCGATGAACCGGCTGGTGCAGGGCGACGTGGGCAGCGGCAAGACGGCGGTGGCCATGGTCTCCGCGCTCGTGGCGCTGCAGGACGGCTACCAGGTGGCCGTCATGGCCCCCACGGAAATCCTGGCCGAGCAGCACGAGCGCAACTTCCGCAAGGTGCTGGAGCCGCTCGGCTACCGCGTGGGCCTCATCAGCGCCGCCGGCACCGCGAAGTCCAAGCGCGACAGGCGCGACGCGGTGGCGCGCGGGGACATCCACCTCGCGGTAGGCACGCACGCGCTCATCCAGGAGGAGGTGGCCTTCCGGAAGCTGGGCCTCGCGGTCATCGACGAGCAGCACCGCTTCGGCGTGCTCCAGCGCCACTCGCTGATGAGCAAGGGCCCGAAGCCGGACGTGCTGGTGATGACGGCCACGCCCATTCCGCGCACTCTGGCCATGACGCTGTACGGGGACCTGGACCTGTCCGTCATCGACCAGCTCCCGCCGGGACGCACGCCCATCACCACGCGCGTCTTCAACGACAAGCTGCGCTCGCGCGTCTACGAGTCGATGGGCGCGGAGCTGGCCAAGGGCCACCAGGCCTACGTCGTGTATCCGCTGGTGGAGGAGTCCGAGAAGCTCGACCTGCAGGACGCCACCCAGGGCGTGGAGAAGCTGCGGCAGGTGTTCCCCCAGGCGAAGGTCGGCCTGCTGCACGGGCGGATGAAGGGCGAGGAGAAGGACGCCGTGATGTCGGCGTTCCGCGAGAAGCAGCTGGACCTCCTCGTCTGCACCACCGTGGTGGAGGTGGGCGTGGACGTGCCCAACGCGTCGGTGATGGTGGTGGAGCACGCGGAGCGCTTCGGCCTGTCGCAGCTGCACCAGCTCCGGGGCCGCGTGGGCCGTGGCGCGGCGGCGAGCTACTGCTTCCTGATTGCCGGCGCGGCACGCTCGTGGGAGTCCACCGAGCGGCTCGGCGTCATGGAGCGCAGCAGCGACGGCTTCGTCATCGCGGAGAAGGATTTGGAGATTCGCGGGCCCGGCGAATTCCTGGGCACGCGGCAGAGCGGCCTGCCCGAGCTGGCGGTGGCCAACCTCGCCAGGGACGGCGACCTGCTCTCCCTGGCCCAGGGCGAGGCCCGTCAAATCATGGAGAAGGACCCGGAGCTCGAGGCGAAGGAGCACCAGGGACTGGTGAAGGCGCTGGAGGAGCGGTGGGAAGGCCGCCTCGCGCTGGCCCGGGTGGGGTAG
- a CDS encoding MGMT family protein, whose protein sequence is MSTSPRDEREYFERIYTASEQVPSGKVATYGDIATIVGDGCDARIVGHALGALGARAETVPWQRIINRTGGISTSGYSQRELLEAEGVAFDERGHVRMDAHHWTGPSEEWARAHGFQTLPKRPGSEPDAQLRLF, encoded by the coding sequence ATGTCCACATCCCCGCGCGACGAGCGTGAGTACTTCGAGCGCATCTACACCGCCTCCGAGCAGGTACCGTCCGGCAAGGTGGCCACCTACGGCGACATCGCGACCATCGTCGGCGACGGCTGCGATGCCCGCATCGTGGGCCATGCGCTGGGCGCGCTCGGCGCTCGCGCGGAGACGGTGCCCTGGCAGCGCATCATCAACCGCACCGGCGGCATCAGCACGTCGGGCTACAGCCAGCGCGAACTGCTGGAGGCCGAGGGCGTCGCCTTCGACGAGCGCGGCCATGTGCGCATGGACGCGCACCACTGGACGGGCCCGAGTGAGGAGTGGGCCCGCGCCCATGGCTTCCAGACGCTGCCGAAGCGCCCCGGGAGCGAGCCGGACGCGCAGCTGCGTCTCTTCTAG
- a CDS encoding FHA domain-containing protein, protein MLSVQELRALAAALPTPAFQRQLGPFALIQRPPADADTAVLAPTRMADPEDIQQGMLALLFEFEHLRVATLPPLQSTDRLRIGRRMDCDLVIEDASVSKMHAELRWNEAAQRCTVQDLGSTNGTFLNAQTLGAREAVLRDGDILSFGNVQFWYLLTGTLHERLRSGEATGLGSRSG, encoded by the coding sequence GTGCTGTCCGTCCAGGAACTGCGCGCGCTCGCCGCCGCGCTGCCCACCCCCGCCTTCCAGCGTCAGCTCGGCCCGTTCGCGCTCATCCAGCGCCCGCCCGCCGACGCGGACACGGCCGTCCTTGCCCCCACCCGCATGGCGGACCCCGAGGACATCCAGCAGGGAATGCTGGCCCTCCTGTTCGAATTCGAACACCTGCGCGTCGCCACACTCCCGCCCCTCCAGTCCACGGACCGGCTGCGCATCGGCCGGCGCATGGACTGCGACCTCGTCATCGAGGACGCGTCCGTCTCCAAGATGCACGCGGAGCTGCGCTGGAACGAGGCCGCGCAGCGCTGCACGGTGCAGGACCTGGGCTCCACCAACGGCACCTTCCTCAACGCCCAGACGCTGGGCGCGCGCGAGGCCGTGCTGCGCGACGGCGACATCCTGAGCTTCGGCAACGTGCAGTTCTGGTACCTGCTGACTGGCACGCTGCACGAACGCCTCCGCTCGGGCGAGGCCACCGGGCTCGGCTCGCGCAGCGGGTAG
- the greA gene encoding transcription elongation factor GreA codes for MSSGSDNIPMTPSGLRKLKEELKHLQSVERGKISREIEVARAHGDLRENAEYHAAKEKQSHIEGRILDLNDWIARAEVIDPSKLGGDKVVFGATVDLVDTETDKTVTYRLVGELEADLKKRWIAVTSPVARALIGKKVGDVATVQSPGGVRELEITEIRFEDPVEGAPSEG; via the coding sequence ATGAGCAGCGGGAGCGACAACATCCCGATGACCCCGTCCGGACTGCGCAAGCTGAAGGAGGAGCTGAAGCACCTCCAGTCCGTCGAGCGTGGGAAGATCTCGCGCGAAATCGAGGTCGCCCGCGCCCATGGGGACCTGCGCGAGAACGCCGAGTATCACGCGGCCAAGGAGAAGCAGTCGCACATCGAGGGCCGCATCCTGGACCTCAACGACTGGATTGCCCGCGCCGAGGTCATCGACCCGAGCAAGCTGGGCGGCGACAAGGTCGTCTTCGGTGCGACCGTGGACCTCGTGGACACGGAGACGGACAAGACGGTGACGTACCGGCTCGTCGGCGAGCTGGAGGCCGACCTGAAGAAGCGGTGGATTGCCGTCACCTCGCCGGTGGCGCGCGCGCTCATCGGCAAGAAGGTGGGCGACGTCGCCACGGTGCAGAGCCCCGGTGGTGTGCGTGAGCTGGAGATCACCGAGATTCGTTTCGAGGATCCGGTCGAGGGCGCCCCGTCCGAGGGCTGA